taaccaaacataatatttttaagatatttttcaatgttatccaaatataatttttcccgacaattgtatgcacatttaagttaaaaagtacacaaatatgcaaattcaaactttgtatttaatttcgccatttcataagacaaatttataacttgcaagcagtctcaaaccctataaacaatatatttattaggagggaaaatgtcaatgggaGAGGGGGGGGGGATTAAACACCCAGGTACGCCACTGTGTGGATTTTCGCGTTTATTGGTAATTAATTGTGCCTATATCCACTAATCGGTAATCGGGTGATCACTAGTTATTACTCAGTACTCAATACCATTATATTTCTAACAAATCGAACAAACTATTGCAGTATGATATGAGATGAcagattagataatattatctatatccataaaataatattttctatgtagATAACGACGCATAcagctatacaaattaaaaaccttAGATCATTAGTATATGATTCGAGTTAAAAACCCACCGTATAAGATATTGCATACCATAATAtagactattattatatctcaaAATAAACCATAGGTTTATCGTAATAAGtgttatatatgataaaattatattttttgacttattttgtcggtatattaatatcacagaatagattaaatctataaaaaaaaaaggttaggtttttttttatttaatctattctgtgctaatatttgttgggtaaaaaaaattgaaaatgtaatacaaggctcctactacctatattgttacaatgacgtttaaaaaatattaaaaatccagtcacaaatgttttttaagctataactaatataatataatatctgtattaaTTTTGGTTCTGATGGtttataaattagataatatgttttttaccttacaagttacaataaaatctttatactatgttgtttttaaaattataacatttgaattttaaatccatatttcacaaataatagtaagtaggtaAACTATATAAGGAGAAGGACGGACAAAGACGTCACGACCACCGGTTCCAGCTTTGCCGAAAGTGTGGGATCACATGGAACCGGGACGTCAACGCCGCTTGAAATATGATTTGTGTTTATAAGTTTATCGATTatcgtcaaaaatataattgtaacaatGTACCTTTGTAACAACCGCCGGACGAGGTAACGTCGTTTGTCCGGCGGATTCgcgtttatgaaaataaatgcgTTGTCGTATCTCTGAGTGGCACGGTGGGACATGTTGTGACTCACCGTGCAGCAAAGACTAAAGAGTTATGAATTATAACGGTACAGAATATATTGgcaatattagttataaattgttatcattgttATCATAATACGTTCTGATACTGCACACATCTCTCTTCCGCCACCAACCCTGTGGTCAAATTGTTATCAGTTACTGGCAACTGGCGTATGTTTGTCTTTCTTTTATTTTCCGTTCGTCCAATGCCTGCTCTATTATTTGCAAAAATGTACCGTGTGTTTGGTGgctaaacatttttacgatGAAACAAATTCGCACGTCGATCGTTGATGTGATGTTCTACGCATGACTTATTCGTTTGTTGTGTTCGATGTCGATCCTATGCCATTACCATTTTCAGTTTAAGAATTTCGATTAGTGGTTTTGATCTACACTACACAACAATGGATTATCCGGTTCATAAAGGTAAACAATTTTACAAACTAGTTTATTTCTTAAACATTCATGTTGTGACTATTTGTTGGTATTTCAACTATGAGAATAATTCTTTCTCTAAAATAGTGATCAAAAGATTAATTAAGGTCATTAACTAGATACAATTTAGGTTAACCAAATTCCAATTATTGCAGAAGTTATAAGACGCACTATTTAcgttctattaattttaaatatatatccaaataataataaaaatattatgtcaaactttatacctacttatactgtattttatataaatattattttgaagttattaattatttattaaatttagttacTGGTTGATTTCTATGGTTTTGTAtccatctataataatatgggtttaATTGATCACCTTgaatggtttttataaaaagcattaacatatgaatatttaaagttaaatcctaaaataatatctatataggtagataatatataatatatatttatgtatacctacataattcatCTACctcctaattaattatttttaaaaataataagttgttcttaattgtatcaattattataatttgtatttaaaataagtacctcataatatagaattttaattatatttaaaaatcagaatatcaatattaatttcaaactattcaatatttgaTCTTAGATCACATGAATTTTGTATGGATGAATGGagacaataatatgtttattccCCACTCTGAAAATGAACATACTGCAGCTATAGATCCGGCGTTTTTTGATAACTCTATGCCACAGACGGAAACTATTCAACCTAGCATGgttagtatacatatttataactattcaaTTTACTGCagctacatattttttaaatatataaatgcttgACACAATTTTAGTATTGAGTtatgtatttgattataatttatacatgcttaaaaatttaagtaataatacaataacccATACTTAGTAAAAACTTGTAACGTGTTAGGTAGTAAGAATctgattgtaataaattatcatacatactTTCTACTTATGTCAAATAGCTGAAATATATacaccaaaattattttattttattttagtttttactaaaaatgaattacaGATGGAGTTGAAactaaatttaactttattgtttgttataaatatttctaatttagttaattgatttaaaagtatttcggtataatatattttatacttacctaaataatattttattaaatagtttaaaattacttCAAATACAATTTACCCAAATACAATACAGTTCAATTTAAAAGCGCTCAATGATTGTCCAAGTTAGTACTCATTACTACTATGGatgatatattgtacaatagttAGGAAGAagattcacatttttttattaaataattaaaaatatctattaaatttgaatatacattatattgcagttgtatacaatatacatgtacatgCATTATGCAAGggaacaaatattttaacttaatatactTTGTATTTGACATTAAGAATGTACTGTATAtagtattagttattagttttaacaGAACTAAATCCAATTATATGTTTAGGAATTGAACAATTACATGTTATACAATCATCCAAAGGATATGGATAACTCAAATGGAATATGGAAATTCCAAGCTGCACGTAGTATTCAGAACATTGGGATTTGTGAACAAGGAAGAAAAATAAATGCACCTACCTCTCGCAAAATTAAACCTATTCAAAATCCtgcattaaaattgaaaactcctATTGCATATCAAAGAGATTCAGATCCTAACATGTTACCTATTGAAAAAGAAGGAAGAGGTAATATTATTCTTTGAGTTTATACATTGTTCtatcaatttatttacaaacagtaatatttcaaatagtatCCACTAGAATTAgtaattatcataatagtttGATAACAACTgatttagatttataaattgtattaatcagatgaaaaaaaaagaatcataAATAACTAATGTACcagtaatagatattattttgtatcgtcaataatttttagaattttttcttagaatataatttttgtttttattattatattgcatattttaaaaatcaactaattaaatatacatatatatataatagttattaattatatatatattaatatcaaaataaaaatcaaatgtcACCTTTcacatacttttaaaataaattgttttatttttgctaaataaaaaaaatttaaatagtaaatgtacataactattatatttttacagctGTTTGTATAAATTGCGGTGCCATTGGTGTTAAACATTCATTTTACACAAAACTAAGAAATTTCTGCAGTCAAGCTTGTGTTAAAGCAACAATGGAAAAGTCTGCAATCTATTGGTCCGGGGAATctcaaaataaagatatttctGAAGAACTAGAATCATCTTCTACTTCTGTAAAAGATGAACATGTATTTACTGAAATggtatgtttttgaatttaaaaatgtttgcattaGGAACTAAAGAATTTACATTGAATATTAgttagaaataaatgtatttatgtcctttaatatttacaagtacatgaaacataatatttatataacgtttttatttattacgctTTATtactatgttaaaataaatattgttgggCAGTTTGTTCTATGAACTATTGTCTATAACAACTTAAACAATTTCTTAACACATATTAtgcaaaactaaatttattgctttcttatttttttttagcccaAAATTGATGTCAGTAATTACCTTATTTCCTGCTGAAAAAAGCGAGGTTAAAGCTCACCAAAATTATGGAAGATGAATCTGAATCTGATGATTCACTTTCTTTACTACATATCCCATTGAAGAAGANNNNNNNNNNNNNNNNNNNNNNNNNNNNNNNNNNNNNNNNNNNNNNNNNNNNNNNNNNNNNNNNNNNNNNNNNNNNNNNNNNNNNNNNNNNNNNNNNNNNTCTTATACAGTCAACAAAACAGAACCGGGCATACAGCAGGGCACGGTATTACACCAGACGAGAAAAGACCGCTAGACACTCAAAGTCACAGTTTTcagtacagtttaattttttttaaatttcccgTGAAACGATTTTCACTTGACCACCACGAAGGCGCCGGAGGCGGCTTCCACAACGCCCGGAATCGAGGCACACTGGAagctagtttattataatattataagtatacgtacttttttttaaagcttcTTCTAAGTCTTCTTCTGTCTTCAATatagatgaaatattttttggaagTGATGAAGTGGCTAGTCCAACTAGCTTTTGTACCAAACATTGCCTCGTATGGTGAACATTTAATCCCATGATGTAAACATCGGTTTTTcatgaattgaataaatttcaGCCCCTCACTCCATCTTCTCGTATTATTGTCCTGGAGCCAAGTAGCTATCATATTTTCAATGTCTTGATTTGCTCTTTCGACGGAACCTTGGCTTTGGGAATGTCGTGGTTTTCCTTGAACTATTTTAAGTTCAGGCCACATATTACATAAGTCGCTAATAATCGTATTAACAAATTCTCGACCGTTGTCGCTATGAAGTATTGAAGGTGCACCAAATGTAGTAAAAATGTCCAATAGAACGCAAGCAACATTTTCCGCGCGTTTATGGGTTAATGGACGCagtaaaacaaatttagttaAGTGATCTTGATagaccaaaataaatttaaagtttttatcgGGCTGAGCTTGCATGTCGGTCAAGTCGACCTGGCAACGCGAATTTATTTCTGAGGAGAGGATTGGTCGTACAACTAAACCTTTTTTTATAGTACTTCCTTTTTTTGACATGTTATACACAAATTaagatataacattataatttccctagtaatattttatatttcaaatttatttcatatatcatTCTATTACGCCCTCCGTGtccaatatttaaatgaatttcgttaataatttcaaatatttcttcattataaacataatatttaattgaattaaaagtAGGCAATATTGGCACCACCAATTTTTCAACTTCACCTACCATCataacatcatatttttttaaagctttaTATTCTGTACCTGTTTTAGCcgtggtttttgtttttattactttaattttatttattagtttccatatattttatttcacttaaaaatgtactattggcatttttttcactgtataataactttaaacgtCTATTAAATTTCAGTTTTCATGGTAAAAGTtgcggaaaaaaaaatttaatacaatattacaaacgTCATAAATAAACAGTCTGAACACACTGAACACTGAACACATTACACAGTATATCTGCAGTACTGGAGTattgctcaaataattttagacaAATACCCACATCATAACCAAAACTTTCCAAATTATAACAGAGTAATAATAAAGATAGGTGGTCGATAAGATAACTAAAGGAGTGTTTGCACCCAGAGTCTGATCGATCATCAGTGATATGAGACCTATCACACACctgccacacatacacacacacacatacacacacacacatacacacacccacacatacACTCATACGCGACGTCTGTTATTTttctatcatatttatattttatctttgtattattaataatcgttatattttgtcattgtgagttaggtatataatatcttaattacGAGACGACGCGGTATCGTCCTTAGGTCGTCTCCGCGGTACcgacatatattatacagtaaatttTTACATTGACCAAAAGTATGTCGGGCAATCCAAATTGCCCAGACATTGTTATAGAATGACCGGTCttagtaaacaattattactaacTGAATACTTTACCCGAAACTGATGGTNNNNNNNNNNNNNNNNNNNNNNNNNNNNNNNNNNNNNNNNNNNNNNNNNNNNNNNNNNNNNNNNNNNNNNNNNNNNNNNNNNNNNNNNNNNNNNNNNNNNACGATTTTCTTACtttgtttgttattcaaaaactattaatcgTAGGAcggcgtaggtaggtacttgacttggatattttgactcgttttgaattaattataaacatttgaaattttttattctataaatgtcaataaaattgtattcgttgggtcaaaaggcttgtaaatgtaatacaaagttcctcataagtaattataatagcagttgagaaataataaagattcatagtcatgaatcatgatatctattttttataattatttaaagtcaaaatttatcaaattgaaaatttaccaaTTACTTAGtagttagaaatgtataaaatattatagtgcataggtatttatatttttttaagcatatttatttgtttgtagtGATATAGCCTATATAAGACTTGAGTCCTGATTTTAATCAATAGAAtaagtaggtaaaaaaaatgtctagtttATTCTAGTTAACATTAAACAAGTTTAAATTTTTccctgaatttttttaattattactttctaaatatacattttagtaaatatCAAAGTATGTACAGACtctacaataaaattgtatatagtagttaataatataccaattaattaatactactAATGCTATAGATAGTAatgtttatataactatacactatattattattatatacttagatgtcagaacaaaattaaatattacattttacataattttacgcACCAATTtatgtagttatttttaaaatataataatatataaaatcaaaataagtcaattttattgagaatgtatacaattattaaaatttattatattattaaagactaGTAAAGAATAATGTCTACATTATACTATCTAATAAAGTTGCAACTATTGTAGGTGCTCATATTAGCACTCAAATAGATATTTTGCAATATGTGACATATTGTTTTACTTCTAAgaacattgtttaaaaaaatgtgtcctTCTGGAaatgtcattaatattttatcactttatttaaaatcatgtggacgtataatatattatggactaGTGGACTGTACATCCTATTTCCTGTGATAAACCGATAAATATTTAAGGCGTTTGGTACCGGTTCTGCATGATGTTTGTATatacatgtttttatgtatgtatatgtatgaatgtatgtatttatatatatatctacctatgtggcaatgtatatatatatatgtatgtacctatgtagctatgtatgtatgtatattgtataaacagtTGTTCGTCTTGATCGCATAAATACTtttcattgttatataattttatttgcatatttcagaaaaataaaatggtttttaaacaaaatctaaaagaGCAACCAATCTTGCAACAATGCAACAGATTACCGAATCATCTGAATAATGTGTGTTCACGATAATTGatacgatatttttattatttttacctaaatattataatgtataaagtatGATGAAAACAACGTAGAAATGGTTTTTAACGAAATTTTATCAAACTTATAAGATCAATGTGAATTTAACGTATGAAAtaagtttacaatttattgaaagACGTGATCATATAAATAAGTTGTTGCGAAATTATActagattaatatatttttaaaaaaattttttttttttcattacaaacCCATGctattgaaaacaattaatatagaatataactGTAACTGTGATTGGACATTTGTATTTCTTCGATAACTTCACACAAtagttaaatacctacttaaaattttcaaaaatctataTGCATTTCTaacaaatctattttttaaaatatatttatgcagtCGACAACATAAAAGCGCCAAAtcacagataatatattataatgtgcataaGTTCATTACCTAATATATCTAGTATATCTATctactgtttttttaaataaatttgatcaTCTaagtaatataagttataacgtagtGCAGGTTTTTTTGTTGACATATATTGAGATCTTGTGCACAAATTACGTGTGTATGACATAATTCTCTTGATGTAAGTACCAAACTATGTATTATGATTCGGATTTCggacaaagtataataatatgtacccatgtggccatgtatacctatataatatgcacacgcACGACACGCACAGacttgtatacaaattaatacgtTATTACGTGCACGTTATACACGCGGcgaccaatattatatagtattacttaatattatattatgctctatGCCGAAGCGACGTGCTGAAAAGTACCGAACTATTCtagatttatatatacattgcaCATACCTACTAGgccgtatattatacatttataggtacTGACATAAGAGGTGATCTGAGCTGTACACACACACGGACCGACGTCGTCCGTAGAATTTTCGGGGtttgtaaaaaagaaaaaaaccaaaacagaactaataaaatataatagagaaTACCTACGCAGCTGTACtcgatattgttttttttcacatCAAATGCCCATCTACGCCAGATCACGTCTcgcatcatataatatatagcgacCACCacgatgtaataatataggtacggctATACACGATAGTAAATATAGTGTTGATACAATGGACGTGACTACCGCATGTGGTCTTCTTGTGGGTGTGCTGCAGAAGCAGACCGGTAGAATGTTATTATACCTCTACTTACCTCTAGACTTTCAAGTCTATCggaaaaaatcatatattatactgcacacACGTTGCGTACtatacgtatacattatattgacataatatgaagttctataattttaatatcgaaGAAGAccactaattattatttcaataattatttaaaagtttttgagAACAGTTTTTTGCACACAGTCTGAAGCTataacaaaacaacatttttgaaaaaaattataaaatatcttacaaTTCCTTAtcgattttaagtttttttaatcttttaaatgCAACAAcgcatatacctactatatggcGGGGCTActcatgaacattttttataatttcgatTTCGTACTGTGGAGCAGAATGTCTAAAATACAATATCGTTTTGTTACATCTTcccgaaataatattaaaaaaatattttcaaaaacgttaattaTTACTCTTTAAATGAATCATCTAGTAATTAGTAAACCGATGTTACACCATTGATATATTAAGTCGAGTTTTGGAAGGGGTGCGTGTATACAATATGCTGCAAGAATGCGTAGACGACGAACAAAGgcgacaataaaatattacaattatatattattatattttgcaacgCGTTTGTTGAATATTACGTAAAATCAGTTTTATATGCGTTTTATATACGTACGCGCGTGTGTAGCGACTAGTGAGGGTCCGAGACCGTGTCATATCGTCAAGGTCATCCGGAAAAAGCGGTCTCGGTCGACATGGTGAAAGCGGACTTGAGAAAGCAAACGGGAGGATTTCCGTCAAGGGATCATCATCGTCAAGTTGACATatccaaattatattatgtaccacgATAAATTCGTTTAATAGGGGAAAATCGACCTGTATTTTCTGGGACGATTATATGCGCCTTTGGCTACAGTagaaatacttttcaaaaatgtagGAATACGcagtttgaactttgaagtaggtaggtatatctaccTATAGTAATACTTTTTCAATACTCGTACAAATATAGGCTAGTATTTCCTTCTCATTTTTGTATCAAGTATGGACGAGTCAATAGCAATCAACAGGTTACCTACCCATTTACCATTACTCGCAAAATATGATACCaaactttaaatatacatataaatatataataaactattgcaACTTCTATAactgaaaatttatatttattaattgtaaattaatatgttcCGTTGAATAATGTGAATTCAAAGCAATAGctgtcatattaaaataaaaacaagtaaaaaccTACTAAATTATATGGGTAAGAATGTGGTACAACATTTGATTATTTTgctatattacaaaaaaatttacaacaaaaacatattttcaaaataatcaatatttatctgAGGAAACGTGAGTTCAGCTTAAAAATATGACcttgtataatctatataatacctatatcatctatgtaaatataattatcatgtaGAAGTATAGGACTTAGAGTATAGGTAGCAGCAGGGcgattttttaatgttaataactcattatttaatttttaatttgtcttgatgataatttttaaggaaaagaaaaaagatcattttttttgttttattcttttttaatcataacatacttttattctttttcaaagaatatttttctaagaattttGATATAACTCCGATCTaaacttaatacatattactaATTATCTAACTTCTTGATTTTTAGCCATCcaaattctcagaaaaataaATTCTGCTCCGGGGTATTATGTAAattcatattatcaaaaaaataataacaacaataaaaaaaatcatttttttcagaaatattgttttatattgactttatatcataaataatatgtaaaagaatattttcagaatcactatgtataatatattcttatattatttttcgataaaaACCTATAGGATTgtagaatacaatataatttatacgcaTCATAATAAATTACGCATGGCTTATAGACTGCTCATTGTCGGACGAGACACTTATTTCCGACTTATACAATATGCCTTGACCACCTTGACAacgattgttatttttttttacgttaataCCGCTGGAGTGCGCGATCAACAATTGTATTCCATATGCGAGAAATGTTCATTTCGTTTTTACTTATACGGTATGCCTACCActcgtacatataatattatatcactataatttaaaataatataatacgactaCAACAGCTGCTGAAATAGGTGTAGTGTGTATAGATCTTGTGTACGATCTTCCACAAGCGTGGGACGcaaaaatgaatacctaattatgttttacttatttttgaaaatactgtTCCCTGATGAATGACGAATATAACGACCACGCCGAAGCCGGGCTGACATTAAATTAGCTACgtctgtatattaaataacacatgCGCCTATCTATACTCATATTTTGAAACGTTTATATAAACCTGGGGACTTCAACGATCGGTACCACAATGCCAAATCGCGTTggaaaaatacacataaaatcaagttaaaaaaatcactatccACCATAATATATGgctctataaatataatattatgttatataggtaaatgtTGAACGCTTTTATCTGAGACTTTAATTGACCACCTATTTCACCCCTCCCCTCCCTCacctttatattaaaatatatatatttatagcaaTAATTAGAACATGGATGTATCGTGCATATCATGttacagattttatttttatgcaatgAATCACAATTcacattatacatacctaattataatattatatatataagacggTTTCGATCTATATTAGTGCATGTTCAACCACGTTCGTTCTTCCTATATAGTATtagttatattacatattatagatattagattatCAGCTTCCGTTTTCAATCCGTTCGTTtcccatgatattattatatatgttatcaccattattattatacgttatatctatattattattattattattattatctaacgcGCGGCCATATAGTATTAGTTCTACGCACGTAATACGGctaaacatattacattaacACGTATACGcggtacctatacggctatacctaatatatccaTTGCAGCATTACAAGCATGTTACCTTCGTTttcgtattatgtatacattatacatagatacctatatacaacCTACACACATAATTTATTCTGTGGTCATTAAagataataagaatataacaaTGCTCAtactaatattgtttaattggtTCTCAGAACACGGGGTCACAAGTTTACTTACGTACTTGGTAATTAAAAGAAGAATTAATTagagtatgtaggtactatactattatagtgtacactaacatacattttatgtagtgttatttttatataggtagcttaTAGGAGCAATAgtcatgtaaatatttaacttaattattggATATAgaaatacttacctacttaaatactataatattaattaataactcacAATTGATATGTatcaattatgtaataatatatataggtagtaaattagataggtacctactaaatttatcaaaaaaaaaacataagtagaataattaaagaaaattaattaaaataatgctaCTACCTAATAATAGTATTGATTTATGCTTATGATTCAGTAAAAGGaaaaaagtagtttttaaaattatttatcttacatCTCGACGTTATAGaccaatattttaaacttgtatacatgtataactattataatgtatcagTAAGTAATTCAATTCTCTAAGGTTTTGAATGTCTGCTATTTTAGAACGAAATCGACTTAGTTAATAGTAATCAAGGGAAAAATCtttgaaaacttatttaaaaatatatttttgttatgtaataaaatataagaaataaacaGTACctaaccattaataaacaattaatgacAGTAGACACAGTAaatcatatgaaaaataataaaaatattaggtatatttatacattgatttataatttatacatggtAATTTCGTCGTCTATGAATAGATTCATATATCTAGAgtgaaacaaaatacaatttagacaTAAAGCCGAACgtacaaaacaaattacaactaccgatcaatattaaataagtaggtgCTGTTCATTGtacaatatggaaaaatatattctacCTAGTATTCCA
This portion of the Acyrthosiphon pisum isolate AL4f chromosome A1, pea_aphid_22Mar2018_4r6ur, whole genome shotgun sequence genome encodes:
- the LOC100166354 gene encoding uncharacterized protein LOC100166354 produces the protein MDYPVHKDHMNFVWMNGDNNMFIPHSENEHTAAIDPAFFDNSMPQTETIQPSMELNNYMLYNHPKDMDNSNGIWKFQAARSIQNIGICEQGRKINAPTSRKIKPIQNPALKLKTPIAYQRDSDPNMLPIEKEGRAVCINCGAIGVKHSFYTKLRNFCSQACVKATMEKSAIYWSGESQNKDISEELESSSTSVKDEHVFTEMPKIDVSNYLISC
- the LOC100570178 gene encoding KRAB-A domain-containing protein 2-like; this encodes MSKKGSTIKKGLVVRPILSSEINSRCQVDLTDMQAQPDKNFKFILVYQDHLTKFVLLRPLTHKRAENVACVLLDIFTTFGAPSILHSDNGREFVNTIISDLCNMWPELKIVQGKPRHSQSQGSVERANQDIENMIATWLQDNNTRRWSEGLKFIQFMKNRCLHHGIKCSPYEAMFGTKASWTSHFITSKKYFIYIEDRRRLRRSFKKKYVYL